The following coding sequences lie in one Lolium perenne isolate Kyuss_39 chromosome 2, Kyuss_2.0, whole genome shotgun sequence genomic window:
- the LOC127332669 gene encoding peroxisomal (S)-2-hydroxy-acid oxidase GLO4, giving the protein MENNLPVNIREYQELAKKALPKMHYDYINGGAEDEHTLRDNIAAYGRILLRPRVLVDVSNIYMSTSLLGYDMPSPIIVAPTGSHKLANPEGEVATARAAASCNSIMVLSFSSSCRIEEVASSCSAIRFYQLYVFKNRDVSATLVRRAESHGFKAIVLTVDTPMLGRREADIRNKMVAPPNENLEGLMSFDDLDSTDGSKLEKYARDMLDPSLSWKDVEWLKSITSLPILLKGIVTAEDARKAVEVGAAGVIVSNHGARQLDYAPATISALEEVVKAVAGAVPVLVDGGVRRGTDVLKALALGARAVMVGRPVLFGLAARGEAGAKHVIEMLNRELELAMALCGCRSVAEVTRDRVVTEGDRLRALL; this is encoded by the exons ATGGAGAATAATCTGCCAGTCAATATCCGTGAGTACCAAGAACTTGCCAAGAAAGCTTTGCCAAAAATGCACTATGATTACATCAATGGAGGAGCAGAGGACGAGCACACATTGAGGGACAATATCGCAGCATATGGAAGAATTTT GTTACGTCCTCGAGTTCTTGTAGATGTGAGCAACATATACATGTCGACAAGCTTATTGGGATATGACATGCCCTCACCCATAATTGTTGCACCAACAGGCTCACACAAATTAGCAAATCCAGAAG GGGAGGTGGCTACAGCAAGAGCTGCAGCATCGTGTAACAGCATAATG GTGCTATCCTTCTCATCCAGTTGCAGGATCGAGGAGGTTGCCTCCAGTTGTAGTGCGATTCGCTTTTATCAGTTATAT GTCTTTAAGAACAGAGATGTTTCAGCAACATTGGTAAGGCGGGCCGAGAGTCATGGATTCAAAGCAATTGTTCTGACAGTTGACACTCCTATGCTCGGTCGGCGTGAAGCTGATATTAGAAATAA GATGGTTGCTCCTCCGAATGAAAACCTCGAAGGTTTAATGTCCTTTGATGATCTTGATAGT ACAGACGGCTCTAAGCTTGAGAAATATGCACGTGATATGCTGGATCCGTCTTTATCCTGGAAG GACGTGGAGTGGCTGAAATCCATAACCAGCCTGCCGATCCTACTGAAGGGCATCGTCACCGCCGAGGACG CCAGGAAAGCCGTAGAGGTTGGGGCGGCGGGCGTGATCGTGTCCAACCATGGCGCGCGGCAGCTTGACTACGCGCCTGCCACCATATCCGCGCTTGAAGAG GTAGTAAAGGCGGTGGCCGGGGCCGTGCCCGTGCTGGTGGACGGCGGAGTCCGGCGGGGGACCGACGTGCTCAAGGCGCTGGCGCTCGGTGCACGGGCAGTCATG GTGGGGAGGCCGGTGCTGTTCGGGCTGGCGGCGAGGGGCGAGGCCGGGGCCAAGCACGTGATCGAGATGCTGAACAGGGAGCTGGAGCTGGCCATGGCGCTCTGCGGCTGCCGGAGCGTCGCCGAGGTCACCCGGGACCGTGTCGTGACCGAGGGCGACAGGCTCAGGGCGCTGCTGTGA
- the LOC127332668 gene encoding small ribosomal subunit protein uS2y encodes MAAEGGGAKALTQREQDIQMMLAADVHLGTKNCDFQMERYVYKRRTDGIYIINLGKTWEKLQMAARVIVAIENPQDIIVQSARPYGQRAVLKFAQYTGANAIAGRHTPGTFTNQMQTSFSEPRLLILTDPRTDHQPIKESALGNIPTIAFCDTDSPMRYVDIGIPANNKGKQSIGCLYWLLARMVLQMRGTILPGRKWEIMVDLFFYRDPEEAKDLEEEDALVAPEYGAVAEYAAPTGDTWGAEWPGAAAPAPAVEGQAGAEWTAAAPVAESGWDAVTAPAPTGWEQGSAPAPAAAAPTPNWE; translated from the exons ATGGCGGCCGAAGGAGGCGGCGCCAAGGCGCTGACCCAGCGGGAGCAGGACATCCAGATGATGCTCGCCGCCGACGTCCACCTCGGCACCAAGAACTGCGACTTCCAGATGGAGCGCTACGTCTACAAGCGCCGCACGGACG GTATTTACATCATTAACCTTGGAAAGACCTGGGAGAAGCTTCAGATGGCTGCCAGGGTCATTGTTGCCATTGAGAACCCTCAGGACATCATTGTGCAGTCTGCTAGGCCCTACGGCCAGAGGGCTGTCCTCAAGTTTGCTCAGTACACTGGTGCTAACGCCATTGCTGGGAGGCACACTCCTGGTACATTCACCAACCAGATGCAAACTTCATTCAGTGAGCCACGCCTTCTTATCCTGACCGACCCCAGGACTGATCATCAG CCCATCAAAGAGTCTGCACTTGGAAACATTCCAACCATCGCCTTCTGTGACACTGACTCTCCTATGCGTTACGTTGATATCGGCATCCCTGCCAACAACAAGGGGAAGCAGAGCATTGGTTGCCTATATTGGCTGCTCGCTAGGATGGTTCTGCAGATGCGTGGTACCATTCTCCCAGGACGCAAGTGGGAAATCATG GTTGACCTGTTCTTCTACAGGGACCCTGAGGAAGCAAAGGATCTAGAGGAAGAAGATGCTCTGGTTGCCCCTGAGTATGGTGCAGTTGCTGAGTATGCTGCACCAACTGGAGATACCTGGGGTGCTGAATGGCCAGGAGCTGCAGCTCCTGCTCCTGCTGTTGAAGGACAGGCTGGGGCTGAGTGGACTGCTGCAG CTCCTGTGGCTGAAAGTGGATGGGATGCTGTTACTGCCCCTGCTCCAACTGGCTGGGAGCAAGGCAGTGCGCCCGCACCTGCGGCAGCTGCACCTACTCCGAACTGGGAGTGA